In the Malaya genurostris strain Urasoe2022 chromosome 1, Malgen_1.1, whole genome shotgun sequence genome, one interval contains:
- the LOC131436598 gene encoding protein D3-like, with amino-acid sequence MLKLASLWLLVMLLEIHGSDILNDAHIYRSFASNEIVPDLIDEAPDCWLRIAFKSGSEVEGGNRLTPTQTKNPPALAFNTNDRSFYTLIMTDPDAPSRDDPKHREFVHWIIGNIQGNDLDRAETLVDYIGAAPSKGTGLHRYVFLLYEHQDRLNFTNEIKLSKRCRNPRRYFSTRNFARIYGLTNLWAGNFYQAQYDDQVAVLQGQLSECTQTDQNGPRNGTAFGGF; translated from the exons ATGTTGAAACTTGCCTCATTGTGGCTCCTGGTGATGCTACTTGAAATTCACGGATCAGATATTCTGAATGATGCACATATCTACCGATCATTCGCTTCGAATGAAATCGTACCCGATTTGATCGATGAGGCTCCCGATTGTTGGTTACGCATTGCATTTAAAAGTGGTAGTGAAGTTGAAGGTGGAAACAGATTAACACCCACCCAGACCAAAAATCCTCCGGCGTTGGCTTTCAACACGAATGATCGCTCATTTTACACATTGATAATGACCGATCCAGATGCACCCAGTCGGGACGATCCAAAGCATCGCGAGTTTGTACACTGGATTATTGGTAATATACAGGGAAACGATCTAGATCGGGCAGAAACACTTGTGGATTATATCGGTGCTGCCCCATCGAAAGGAACCGGTCTTCATCGATACGTGTTTCTATTATATGAACACCAGGACCGGCTGAATTTCACTAACGAGATAAAGCTTTCAAAGCGCTGCCGGAATCCAAGGCGATATTTTTCCACGCGAAATTTTGCTCGAATATACGGTCTCACGAACCTGTGGGCGGGAAACTTCTATCAGGCGCAGTATGATGACCAAGTGGCAGTACTACAAGGACAATTGTCGGAAT GTACGCAAACCGACCAGAATGGCCCGAGGAATGGAACCGCGTTCGGCGGTTTCTGA
- the LOC131440224 gene encoding protein D3-like — MLRIICHSVLVCILAQLLICGVVSAEMLDLQKAFAEHGVVPDVVDVTPKEIAKIAYPSGVSVQGGNELTPTQVKDQPKIEWTSDPNSYYTLFMVDPDAPNRTEPKFRSVCHWFVGNIPGGKIEDGDHRIAFIGSGPPEGSGLHRYVFLIYKQNGKIDLSDAPRTSNRSRNNRLNFQHKDYVTKYALGELIAGNFYQAQFDQYVPTLHAQLSSGTE; from the exons ATGTTGCGAATTATATGTCATTCAGTGCTGGTGTGTATTTTAGCTCAGTTGTTGATTTGTGGAGTGGTGAGTGCAGAAATGCTAGACTTACAGAAAGCGTTTGCCGAACATGGTGTTGTCCCAGACGTCGTTGATGTTACTCCAAAAGAGATTGCTAAA ATTGCCTACCCAAGTGGAGTATCTGTACAGGGTGGTAATGAGTTAACTCCGACACAGGTGAAAGATCAACCTAAAATCGAGTGGACATCCGACCCGAACTCTTATTACACCTTATTCATGGTAGATCCCGATGCTCCCAACAGAACTGAACCAAAGTTTCGGTCAGTTTGTCATTGGTTCGTAGGCAACATACCAGGTGGAAAGATCGAGGACGGAGATCATCGTATTGCATTTATCGGTTCTGGGCCTCCGGAAGGAAGTGGGCTCCATCGATATGTTTTTCTGATCTACAAACAGAATGGAAAAATTGATCTATCCGATGCACCACGGACATCTAACCGGAGCAGAAATAATCGTCTGAATTTCCAGCACAAAGATTACGTTACCAAGTACGCTCTGGGAGAATTGATTGCAGGAAATTTTTATCAAGCACAGTTCGACCAATACGTACCGACTTTGCATGCACAGCTTTCATCCGGTACCGAATAA
- the LOC131440226 gene encoding protein D2-like, whose protein sequence is MTLEFVRDFKSHKIVPDVIPVPPSALLHISYPDEQKVNLGNILMPKQVKDIPEVQWTVEPNTYYTLCMTDPDAPSRNAPKFREWHHWLVGNIPGTDLERGDVLSEYIGAAPPKKTGLHRYVFLVYQQSGKLNFSEPRLSNRSSQGRGKFSIQKFSEKYQLGVPVAGNFFQAQFDEYVPKLYRQLGQFQNGF, encoded by the exons ATGACGTTGGAATTCGTTCGTGACTTCAAAAGTCATAAAATCGTTCCGGATGTAATTCCGGTTCCACCGAGTGCTCTACTTCATATAAGCTATCCAGACGAGCAGAAAGTGAATTTGGGAAACATATTAATGCCCAAACAGGTCAAGGATATTCCTGAAGTTCAATGGACAGTCGAGCCCAACACGTACTATACGTTGTGCATGACGGATCCCGACGCGCCCAGTAGAAATGCACCGAAATTCCGCGAGTGGCATCATTGGTTGGTGGGTAACATTCCTGGAACGGACTTGGAACGAGGCGATGTTCTCTCGGAATACATAGGAGCGGCACCACCAAAGAAAACCGGACTCCACCGATACGTATTTTTGGTATACCAACAAAGTGGCAAACTAAATTTCAGTGAACCACGTCTTTCCAATCG AAGCTCTCAAGGTCGTGGGAAGTTTTCGATCCAGAAATTCTCGGAAAAGTATCAGCTTGGCGTTCCAGTGgcgggtaatttttttcaagcCCAATTTGATGAATACGTACCGAAATTGTACCGCCAATTAGGGCAGTTTCAGAACGGTTTCTAG
- the LOC131440225 gene encoding protein D3-like — protein sequence MKKLLLFLLNVIGLVCLAVSEDPSMAFEENGIVPDVIAESPQALLQVSYPSGLKINLGNELTPTQVKHQPSVSWEAEPNALYTLIMTDPDAPSRVNPKLREWKHWLVANIPGSDVASGDTIAEYISSAPPEGSGLHRYVFLVYKQPGGKVQFDEPKQSNRNPNRGKFQAAELARKYNLGTPVAGNFYQAQYDDYVPQVYATLTDTN from the exons ATGAAGAAACTGCTCCTCTTTTTGTTAAACGTGATCGGCCTCGTATGCCTGGCCGTATCCGAAGACCCGTCGATGGCCTTCGAAGAAAACGGAATAGTTCCGGATGTTATCGCCGAGAGTCCACAGGCCCTGCTACAAGTGTCGTACCCCTCTGGCCTCAAGATCAACCTCGGTAATGAGCTAACTCCGACACAGGTCAAACATCAACCGTCCGTCAGCTGGGAAGCCGAACCGAATGCGTTGTATACACTGATCATGACTGACCCGGATGCACCATCGCGGGTCAACCCGAAATTGCGTGAATGGAAACACTGGCTTGTCGCTAACATTCCCGGTTCGGATGTAGCTTCCGGGGATACCATTGCCGAATACATCAGCTCTGCCCCACCGGAAGGATCCGGATTGCATCGTTACGTGTTTCTCGTATATAAACAACCCGGTGGAAAAGTACAGTTCGATGAACCCAAACAAAGCAATCG CAATCCCAACCGTGGAAAATTCCAAGCGGCCGAGCTCGCCAGAAAGTACAATCTCGGCACACCGGTTGCAGGTAACTTCTATCAGGCTCAGTACGATGACTACGTTCCACAGGTGTACGCCACACTCACGGATACGAACTGA